One window of the Natrinema sp. CBA1119 genome contains the following:
- a CDS encoding hemolysin family protein — protein sequence MALSPPPEVVLAVYEIPLVGLEIDQSMVTILGALALVVLVGLSAFFSSSEIALFSIPKHRVEGMAEDGIPGAARVKALKEDPHRLLVTILVGNNIVNIAMSSIATALLGLYLGGLAAVTAATLGITAIVLLFGESAPKSYAVENTESWSIRVARPLKIAERVMLPLVVLFDYLTRQINRLTGSTTGAIETPYVTRDEIQEMIESGEREGVLEEEEHEMLQRIFRFNNTIVKEVMTPRLDMTAVPKNAEINETIETCIQSGHARVPVYEGSLDNVQGVVHIRDLVRDLNYGESANDELELADLIQPTLHVPESKNVDELLTEMRENRMHMAIVIDEFGTTEGLVTMEDMIEEIIGEILEGGEEQPIEEIDDDTVLVRGEVNIEDVNESLEIDLPEGQEFETIAGFIFNRAGRLVEEGEEITYDGVRITVESVENTRIMKARLKKLEITDAEPEPDEEAGEPPLEIDENDE from the coding sequence ATGGCGTTGTCTCCGCCCCCCGAGGTCGTGCTCGCTGTCTACGAGATCCCACTGGTCGGTCTCGAGATCGACCAGTCGATGGTGACGATCCTCGGCGCGCTCGCTCTCGTTGTCCTCGTCGGTCTCTCCGCGTTCTTCTCGTCGTCCGAAATCGCGCTGTTCTCGATCCCGAAACACCGCGTCGAGGGGATGGCCGAAGACGGCATTCCCGGCGCGGCACGCGTGAAGGCGCTAAAGGAGGACCCCCATCGGCTGCTCGTAACGATCCTCGTCGGGAACAACATCGTCAACATCGCGATGTCATCGATTGCGACGGCCCTCCTCGGACTGTATCTCGGCGGGCTGGCGGCCGTCACGGCCGCGACGCTCGGGATCACCGCTATCGTCTTGCTGTTCGGCGAGAGTGCGCCCAAGTCCTACGCCGTCGAGAACACCGAGTCCTGGTCGATTCGCGTCGCCAGACCGCTAAAAATCGCCGAACGGGTTATGCTCCCCCTCGTCGTCCTCTTCGACTATCTCACCAGACAGATCAACCGTCTCACCGGCTCGACGACGGGGGCGATCGAGACACCGTACGTCACCCGCGACGAGATCCAGGAGATGATCGAGTCCGGCGAGCGCGAGGGGGTTTTAGAGGAGGAGGAACACGAGATGCTCCAGCGGATATTCCGATTCAACAACACGATCGTCAAGGAGGTGATGACCCCGCGGCTGGATATGACGGCCGTTCCGAAAAACGCCGAGATCAACGAGACCATCGAAACCTGCATCCAGAGCGGTCACGCCCGCGTGCCGGTCTACGAGGGAAGTCTCGATAACGTCCAGGGCGTCGTCCACATCCGCGATCTCGTCCGCGATCTCAACTACGGCGAGTCGGCGAACGACGAACTCGAGCTCGCGGATCTCATCCAGCCGACACTGCACGTCCCCGAATCGAAAAACGTCGACGAGTTGCTGACCGAGATGCGCGAAAACCGGATGCACATGGCGATCGTGATCGACGAGTTCGGAACCACCGAGGGGCTGGTGACGATGGAGGACATGATCGAGGAGATCATCGGCGAGATCCTCGAGGGCGGCGAGGAACAGCCGATCGAGGAGATCGACGACGACACCGTCCTCGTCCGGGGCGAGGTGAATATCGAGGACGTCAACGAGTCCCTCGAGATCGATCTCCCCGAGGGCCAGGAGTTCGAGACTATCGCCGGCTTCATCTTCAATCGCGCGGGCCGGCTCGTCGAGGAGGGCGAGGAGATCACCTACGACGGCGTCCGCATTACGGTCGAGTCCGTCGAGAATACCCGCATTATGAAAGCCCGTCTCAAGAAACTCGAGATCACGGACGCGGAACCTGAACCGGACGAGGAAGCGGGGGAGCCCCCGCTCGAGATCGACGAAAACGACGAGTGA
- a CDS encoding inorganic phosphate transporter has translation MVDIATFGTFAVAAVASLFMAWAIGAGSSGSTPFAPAVGANAISVMRAGFLVGLLGFAGAVLQGANVSEAVGTGLIGGVTLSSLAATIALLIAAGLVAIGIFTGYPIATAFTVTGAVIGTGLAMGGDPAWAKYTEIATLWVLTPFVGGGIAYAVARALRAEVVAEEYLIIALAAIVGAIVANIEFALLGSPGAGGASIAQVAGGSLPGPAIAGTAAATLIIAAAWAGAIALDLNNGTERGERHFLLILGGLVAFSAGGSQVGLAIGPLIPLSGELELPLIAMLVGGGFGLLIGSWTGAPRMIKAISQDYSSLGPRRSIAALIPSFIIAQAAVFYGIPVSFNEIIVSAIIGSGYAAAGAGGGVSPRKMGFTVLAWIGSLAGAIAVSYVAYVAIAAVLL, from the coding sequence ATGGTCGATATCGCCACGTTCGGCACCTTTGCTGTGGCCGCAGTCGCGAGTCTGTTTATGGCCTGGGCGATCGGTGCCGGCTCGAGCGGTTCCACCCCGTTCGCGCCGGCCGTCGGCGCGAACGCGATTTCGGTGATGCGAGCCGGTTTTCTCGTTGGCTTGCTCGGTTTCGCCGGTGCGGTCCTGCAGGGCGCGAACGTCTCCGAGGCGGTCGGGACCGGACTGATCGGCGGCGTGACGCTGTCGTCGCTCGCCGCCACGATCGCCCTGCTCATCGCGGCCGGCCTTGTGGCGATCGGGATTTTCACAGGGTATCCGATCGCGACCGCGTTTACCGTCACCGGGGCGGTTATCGGGACCGGACTTGCCATGGGCGGCGACCCCGCGTGGGCGAAATACACCGAGATCGCCACGCTGTGGGTTCTGACGCCGTTCGTCGGCGGCGGCATCGCCTACGCTGTCGCCCGGGCCCTCCGCGCCGAAGTGGTTGCCGAAGAGTACCTCATCATCGCCCTGGCCGCCATCGTCGGCGCGATCGTCGCCAATATCGAGTTCGCGCTCCTCGGCTCGCCGGGAGCCGGCGGGGCGTCGATCGCGCAGGTCGCGGGCGGTTCGCTTCCCGGACCGGCGATCGCCGGGACCGCGGCTGCGACGCTCATCATCGCGGCGGCCTGGGCGGGGGCGATCGCGCTGGACCTCAACAACGGGACCGAACGCGGCGAGCGACACTTCCTGCTCATCCTCGGCGGGCTCGTCGCGTTCTCCGCCGGCGGCAGTCAGGTTGGGCTGGCGATCGGGCCGTTGATCCCCCTCTCGGGCGAGCTCGAGCTGCCGCTGATCGCGATGCTCGTCGGCGGCGGCTTCGGGCTCCTGATCGGGTCGTGGACCGGCGCACCGCGAATGATCAAGGCGATCTCGCAGGACTACTCCTCGCTCGGGCCGCGACGCTCGATCGCCGCGCTCATCCCCTCCTTTATTATCGCACAGGCCGCGGTCTTCTACGGCATCCCGGTCTCGTTCAACGAGATTATCGTCAGCGCGATCATCGGGAGCGGTTACGCCGCGGCCGGCGCTGGCGGTGGCGTCAGCCCCCGTAAAATGGGCTTTACCGTGCTCGCGTGGATCGGTTCGCTCGCCGGCGCGATCGCCGTCTCCTACGTCGCCTACGTCGCCATCGCTGCGGTCTTGCTCTGA
- a CDS encoding DUF5828 family protein: MEESISGFKLRGDWGDIVEHGERITRALRDAGVHDPDRDADARYADAFDEWDEWRPKAHETLDSDVSEKTADQASVEEGKGEKAGKEPDEDIKTAGEKLSESYEQLEEDDAGAAMDNWKESIDYVARAADSASRKALRRVEDTVYQNVMTQLAPYYFDNELVSANVQQSTRNGGNGEQFVFEVNVNDDELKEEVSDRLAEYEDEVDRWHVEVEKDTDAAEAIEGAEPPPEPDDNSRSTTN, translated from the coding sequence ATGGAAGAGAGCATCTCGGGGTTCAAGCTTCGCGGTGACTGGGGCGACATCGTCGAACACGGCGAGCGGATCACGCGCGCGCTTCGAGACGCCGGCGTCCACGATCCTGATCGGGACGCCGACGCGCGCTACGCCGACGCGTTCGACGAGTGGGACGAGTGGCGCCCCAAGGCCCACGAAACCCTCGATTCCGACGTCAGTGAAAAGACCGCCGATCAGGCCAGCGTCGAGGAGGGCAAAGGCGAAAAAGCCGGCAAAGAGCCGGACGAAGACATCAAGACCGCCGGCGAGAAACTCTCGGAGTCGTACGAACAGCTCGAGGAGGACGACGCCGGGGCCGCGATGGACAACTGGAAGGAGTCGATCGATTACGTCGCGCGGGCGGCCGACTCCGCGAGCCGCAAGGCCCTGCGCCGGGTCGAGGACACGGTCTACCAGAACGTGATGACCCAGCTTGCGCCCTACTACTTCGACAACGAACTCGTCAGCGCCAACGTCCAGCAGTCGACGCGCAACGGCGGCAACGGCGAGCAGTTCGTCTTCGAAGTCAACGTCAACGACGACGAGCTCAAGGAGGAGGTCTCCGACCGTCTCGCCGAGTACGAAGACGAGGTCGACCGCTGGCACGTCGAAGTCGAGAAAGACACCGACGCCGCCGAAGCCATCGAAGGTGCGGAGCCGCCGCCCGAACCGGATGACAACTCGAGGTCGACGACGAACTGA
- the upp gene encoding uracil phosphoribosyltransferase: MTIEDRDNAHLVTHALAKDTLSRIRDVETEQVSFRKGLVKLGRICGYEIIDGRMETEYVEIETPLEQTMGERVRGLDDVVIINVLRAATPFVEGLLKAFPRARQGVISASRDEEAGRAEDGSFPISVDYVKLPEIHEEDTVIIADPMLATGSTMCTVLEHIVDNAIRPENLIVLSAVSAPEGLLRVNEEFDEADLLTVSIDDRLDEDGFIVPGLGDAGDRAFRTT, translated from the coding sequence ATGACGATCGAAGACCGGGATAACGCCCACCTCGTTACGCACGCACTGGCGAAGGACACCCTCTCGCGCATTCGCGACGTCGAGACCGAGCAGGTCAGCTTTCGCAAGGGGCTGGTCAAACTCGGTCGAATCTGTGGCTACGAGATCATCGACGGCCGGATGGAGACCGAGTACGTCGAGATCGAGACGCCCCTCGAGCAGACGATGGGCGAGCGCGTCCGCGGCCTCGACGACGTCGTGATCATCAACGTCCTGCGCGCCGCGACGCCGTTCGTCGAGGGGCTGTTGAAGGCCTTCCCGCGAGCGCGACAGGGAGTCATCAGCGCGAGTCGGGACGAGGAAGCCGGCCGCGCCGAGGACGGCTCCTTCCCCATTTCGGTCGACTACGTCAAACTGCCCGAGATCCACGAGGAGGACACGGTCATCATCGCCGACCCGATGCTCGCGACGGGGAGTACGATGTGTACCGTCCTCGAACACATCGTCGACAACGCGATCCGACCGGAGAACCTGATCGTCCTCTCTGCCGTGTCGGCACCGGAGGGGCTCCTTCGCGTCAACGAGGAGTTCGACGAGGCCGACCTGCTGACGGTGTCGATCGACGACCGCCTCGACGAGGACGGGTTCATCGTCCCCGGCCTCGGCGACGCCGGCGACCGGGCGTTCCGAACGACCTGA
- a CDS encoding cupin domain-containing protein, protein MDYSVVDPDDLEPVDGRPCDLRRLSEAAGLDNVAINRFDAEPGEQLPLAYHSHETQEEAFVVLSGTLHVETPAEEFTVPAGSMFAVQPEAPQRAYNPEDAADSVSVVAIGAPPVDGDAVPYDPDE, encoded by the coding sequence ATGGACTACAGCGTCGTCGATCCGGATGATCTCGAACCCGTCGACGGTCGACCCTGCGATCTTCGCAGACTGAGCGAGGCGGCCGGACTGGACAACGTCGCGATCAACCGATTCGATGCGGAGCCGGGCGAACAGCTGCCGCTGGCCTACCACTCCCACGAAACGCAGGAAGAGGCGTTCGTCGTCCTCTCGGGGACACTCCACGTCGAGACGCCCGCAGAGGAGTTCACAGTCCCGGCGGGATCGATGTTCGCAGTGCAGCCCGAGGCACCACAACGAGCGTACAATCCCGAGGATGCGGCCGACTCGGTTTCGGTCGTCGCGATCGGTGCTCCACCGGTCGACGGCGACGCCGTACCGTACGACCCCGACGAGTAA
- a CDS encoding DUF2892 domain-containing protein, which translates to MDKNVCRIDRLGRVILATILLVVGYRNRNRTLGSLGFIAGSDLLATAVIQRCPVNSVLGIDTCETE; encoded by the coding sequence ATGGACAAAAACGTGTGTAGAATCGACCGTCTCGGCCGCGTTATCCTCGCAACGATACTCCTCGTGGTCGGCTATCGAAACCGAAATCGGACACTCGGTTCGCTCGGATTCATCGCCGGAAGCGACCTCCTCGCGACCGCCGTCATCCAGCGCTGTCCGGTGAATTCGGTGCTCGGTATCGACACCTGCGAGACCGAGTGA
- a CDS encoding YigZ family protein: MSGAYRTVAAAATAEFVVQGSEFIGHVRPVDSVPAAEAFVEAVEDEYADATHNVPAYRVRDGDDADGHFLREYSSDDGEPSGSAGKPALNVLTQQELENCAVVVTRYYGGTNLGVGGLVRAYSRAVKEAVEAAGIAEERPHEQISITVAYDDSGTVRSVLESEGFEFEADYEAEVNFDVRVPLAEGDALRDRIRSATSGRADLE; the protein is encoded by the coding sequence GTGAGCGGCGCGTACCGAACCGTCGCGGCCGCCGCCACCGCCGAGTTCGTCGTGCAGGGGTCGGAGTTCATCGGCCACGTCCGACCAGTCGACTCCGTCCCGGCCGCCGAAGCGTTTGTCGAGGCCGTCGAAGACGAGTACGCCGACGCGACCCACAACGTGCCCGCCTATCGCGTTCGAGACGGCGACGACGCAGACGGCCACTTTCTCCGGGAGTACTCGAGCGACGACGGCGAGCCGTCGGGTTCGGCCGGCAAACCGGCGCTGAACGTCCTCACACAACAGGAACTCGAGAACTGCGCAGTCGTGGTGACTCGCTACTACGGCGGGACGAACCTGGGCGTCGGCGGCCTCGTCCGGGCGTACTCCCGCGCGGTGAAAGAGGCCGTCGAGGCGGCGGGAATCGCCGAGGAACGACCGCACGAACAGATCTCGATCACCGTCGCGTACGACGACTCGGGGACCGTTCGATCGGTCCTCGAGAGCGAGGGCTTCGAGTTCGAGGCCGACTACGAGGCGGAGGTCAATTTCGACGTTCGGGTCCCGCTCGCCGAGGGCGACGCGCTTCGGGATCGCATTCGGAGCGCGACGAGCGGTCGGGCCGACCTCGAGTGA
- a CDS encoding amino acid-binding protein has product MFDEIMEKFEGSPSQQAVIRLLLERGFSVNDDGRVVSGGIEIPNTGIAREIGVDRRVVDSTTDVILDDPELRRIFQNISQVPSLMDLAPVLDLTVLSVAVDDAEREGIVARVTGTLADNGISIRQTISEDPEFTDEPRLYLITDETLPGEVITEIRDLEFVRKIELQ; this is encoded by the coding sequence ATGTTCGACGAGATCATGGAAAAGTTCGAGGGATCGCCGAGTCAGCAGGCCGTCATCCGCCTGCTGCTCGAGCGGGGCTTCTCCGTCAACGACGACGGACGGGTCGTCTCTGGCGGCATCGAGATTCCGAACACGGGGATCGCTCGCGAGATCGGCGTCGACCGACGCGTCGTCGACTCGACGACCGACGTCATCCTCGACGATCCCGAACTCCGGCGCATCTTCCAGAACATCTCGCAGGTGCCGAGCCTGATGGACCTCGCGCCGGTGTTGGATCTGACGGTGCTGTCAGTCGCCGTCGACGACGCCGAACGGGAGGGGATCGTCGCCCGGGTCACGGGAACGCTCGCGGACAACGGCATCTCGATCCGCCAGACCATCAGCGAGGACCCCGAGTTCACCGACGAGCCCAGACTCTATCTGATCACCGACGAAACGCTCCCGGGCGAGGTGATCACCGAGATCCGCGACCTCGAGTTCGTCCGGAAGATCGAACTCCAGTAG